A region of the Blattabacterium cuenoti genome:
TTTCAACCATATAAAGAACAATATAATGATTTATTTAGTAGTCATTCGGTAAATTACTATAACGTATATAGTGCTTCAGAAGGGTTTTTTGCAGTACAAGATCAAAAAAACGTAGAAGATCTTTTACTTTTATTAGATCATGGAATTTTTTATGAATTTATTCCTATGGAAGAAATCCATAATCCTTATCCAAAAATAATTCCTATTGAAAAAGTGGAATTAAAAACGAATTATGCCCTAGTGGTTTCTACAAATGCTGGACTTTGGAGATATATAGTTGGAGATACTATTAAATTTACCAGTTTATCTCCGTACAGAATTTCTATTTCTGGAAGGACCAAGCACTATATTAATACTTTTGGAGAAGAATTAATCATAGAAAATGCAGAAAAAGCTTTAAATATAACTTGCCAAAAAACAGATTCTATCATTCATGAATATACAGCTGGTCCTATTTATATGAATCAAAAAAATTCTGGTGCTCATGAATGGATTATCGAATTCAAAAAACCACCAAGAGATTTATGTTATTTTCGGGATATTTTGGATAAAGAATTAAAGTTCTTGAATTCTGATTATGAAACTAAAAGATATAAAAACATGATATTACGTCCTCCGGTAATATTCGTGGCTAGAAATGGATTATTTTACGATTGGTTAAAAAAAAACAGAAAACTAGGTGGTCAAAATAAAATCCCCCGTCTATCCAATGACAGAAAATATATAGATTCTCTGCTAAACATGAAATAATAGAATATAAAAAAAACATATTAGAAAAATGTTTTTAACTTTATTCTCAGAATAATAAAGATTATATGTATGTATTTGAATGCAGAGAAAAAAAAAGAAATATTTCAAACTTATGGGACTTCCGTTTTCGACACAGGTTCTCCAAAATCTCAAGTAGCTTTATTTACTTATCGTATTAATCATTTAAGTAAACATCTTAAGAATAACCAAAAGGATTTTAATACTGAAAGAGCACTAGTAAGATTAGTAGGAAAAAGAAAAAAATTACTAAAATATATAGAAAAAAAGGATATAAATAGTTATAAAAAAATTATTCAACTCCTAGGATTAAGAAAATGATCATTACATGCATGTGATTTCTTCTATTAATTAATAAATAAGAATTAAGAATAAAATATGCCAGATACACTAAAAGAAATCATATCTTTAGAAGATGGTTTTCCTATTGTTATAGAAACAGGAAAAATAGCTAGACAAGCAGATGGGGCAGCTATTGTTCGGTCGAAAAACACCATACTGTTAGCTACTGTAGTAGTTTCTAAAGAAATAAAAAATGAGATTAATTTTTTACCATTAACAATAGATTACAGAGAAAAATATTCTGCAAGTGGTAAAATTCCTGGTGGATTTATAAAAAGAGAAGGAAGACCTTCTGATGAGGAAATTTTGACTATGAGACTAGTTGATCGTGTCTTAAGACCTACTTTTTCAGAATCGTTTCGAAATGAAATACAAATCATGATTTCTCTCTTATCATATGATCAAACAGTTTTGCCAAATGAATTAGCTGGATTAGCCGCTTCCACAGCTTTATCCATAGCTGGGGTCCCATTTAATGGACCTATCTCAGAAATCCGGATTATCCGCATAAATGGAAAATTCATTATAAATCCAAGTTTAGATCAATTAGAAAAAGCAGATATAGATTTAATAGTAGGAGCTTCTGAGCATTCCATTATCATGATAGAAGGAGAAATGAAAGAAATTTCAGAAAAAGAATTTCTACAAGCCATAAATATGGCTCATAACGCTATAAAACCTCAAATAGAGGCTCAAAAAAAATTGGTAAAAAAAATTCCAAAAAATCGTTTTTTTAACTTTCAAGAGAACAATAGGATAATCATAAATCCTTCCTTAGAGAAGGAATTCTTAGAAAAAGAACTTTTTTCTTTTTCTTACGAAAAAATTTATAGAATATATAAAGATTTTTTGGATAAAAAGACTAGGTCTATTCAAGAAAAAATTATTTTAAACAATTTTAAAAAAGAATTATCCATAGAAGAGAGGGAAAAAAATGAAATTTTTATTGATCAATATTATGAAGAGATTAAAAAAAGAGTAGTCAGACATATGATTTTGGAAGAAGGAATTCGACTAGATGGAAGAAAAAACCAACAAATACGTCCCATATGGAGTATGGTGGATTATCTTCCTGGAGTCCATGGTTCCGCTTTATTCTCAAGAGGAGAAACTCAATCGTTAACTACTGTAACATTAGGTTCCTCTTTGGATGCAAATAAGATTGACAATGTTATTATGGAAAACCAGGAAAGATTTTATCTCCATTATAATTTTCCTCCTTTTTCTACAGGAGAAATTCGTCCAATTAGAGGAGTCTCTAGACGTGAAATAGGCCATGGAAATTTAGCACAACGTGCTTTAAAAAATGTAATTCCTGATAATAATCCATATACAATTCGTGTAGTCTCGGATATTTTAGAATCTAATGGGTCTTCTTCTATGGCAACAGTTTGTGCAGCTAGTTTAGCCTTAATGGATGCAGGTATAGCTATTGAAAATCCTGTTTCCGGTATTTCTATGGGGTTATTTACAGATAAAGAAAAAAAAGTGATCTTATCTGATATCATGGGAGAAGAAGACGGATTTGGAGAACTTGATTTTAAAATAACAGGAACAAAAAATGGAATCACAGCATGTCAAATGGATGTAAAAAAAATACAAGGATTGACTAATGATCTTTTAAATCAGATTTTAATGCAAGCTTTAGAAGGTCGTCAGTTTATTCTAAAAAAAATGCTGGAAACTTTACCAAAATATAGAAATCAACAAAAACCGAACGCTCCTAAAATATATACTTTCAATATTCCTAAAGATTTCATAGGATCGGTTATTGGTCCTGGCGGAAAGGTGATTCAAGAAATACAATCTTGTACAGATACTAGTATCCTTATTGAAGAAAAAGGAGATATGGGGGCTATTGAAATTATAGGAAAAGATTATAAAAAAATGAAAAAAGCCATTAATAGAATTAAAGAAATTACTTTCGTTCCTGAAATTGGAAAGGTTTATAAAGCAAAGGTCAAGTCCATAAAAGATTTTGGAGCTTTTGTAGAGATCTCTAAAGGAGTGGAAGGTCTATTGCATATTTCTGAAATAGGATGGAAAAGATTAAATAATATAGAAGATGAATTGCACATTGGAGATATTATTGAAGTAAAATTTATGGGAATTGATGATAAAAATAAAAAAATAAAACTTTCTAGAAAAGTGCTTTTACCTCGTTCAAAGAATTAAAAATAAGAAAAATACATGAGACAACTTAAAATTACTAAACAAGTAACAAATCGTGAATCTGAATCATTAGATAAATACCTTCATGAAATAGGAAAAATTCCCCTATTGACCCCTGAAGAAGAAGTTGAATACGCTCGTAGAGCAAGAGAAGGCGACTCATCTGCTATAGAAAAACTTGTTAATGCAAATTTACGTTTTGTAGTTTCTGTTGCTAAACAGTATCAAAATCAAGGATTAAGTTTATGTGATTTAATTAATGAAGGAAATTTAGGTTTAATAAAAGGAATTTTACGTTTTGATGAGACTAGAGGATTTAAATGTATTTCTTATGTGGTTTGGTGGATTAGGCAAGCTATTTTACAAGCCATAGCAGAACAGTCCCGTTCGATTCGTCAACCTACAAATAAATTAGCTTTATTGAATAAAATACTAAAAACTCTAGCTCAATTAGAACAAGAACTTCAAAGAACGCCTTCTGCAAGAGAAATAGCAGAACATTTAGATATGAATGAAAAAGATGTGGAGGAATCTATCAAAAATTCAGGAAGACATGTCTCTATGGATGCTCCTTTAATAGATGGGGAGGATTCTAATTTGTATGATTTGGTAAGGTCAGATGAATCTCCTCGCCCAGATGAACATTTAGAAAGAGAATCTCTTCGCAAAGATATCAAAAGAATTTTGGAAACCTTAAGCGAAAGAGAACGTCGTGTGATCATATTACATTTTGGATTAAATGGGTCTCCACCTATGACTCTGGAAGAAGTTGGACAATCTTGCGATTTAACCAGAGAACGGGTAAGACAAATTGAGAGTATAGCTTTAAAAAGATTGAAACATTCTTCTAGAAGCAAAATCCTAAAACCTTATTTAGGATAATAATCCATGAGACCTCGAAGGGATTCGAACCCATAACCTTCTGATCCGTAGTCAGATGCTCTATCCTATTAAGCTACGAGGCCTAACCCATATAAATATATTAAGATTGAATAATTTTCAAAAATTTTTCTATTTCTAGTGAAGAATTTCCTACAAGACCTCCATCTATATCTTCTTGAGAAAAAAGATTTCTTGCATTGAAATCGTTTATACTTCCTCCATATAAAATAGACATTTTTTTGGAAACTTTTTCTCCATATTTATCTAGGAATAAAGATCGAATATATCGATGCATGGTTTGAGCTTCTTCAGAAGTTGCTGTTTTTCCGGTTCCGATGGCCCATATAGGTTCATATGCTATGATAAAATAGCTAATTTCTTCTAAAGAAGAACAATGAAATACAGTTTCTTCTAATTGTTTTTTGACAATCAAAAATTGTTCGTTTTTTTCTCTTTCCAAAGCAGTTTCTCCGATACAAAAAATAATATGAAAACTATATTTTAATGCTATTTTAATTTTTTTTAGTAATATATCATTTGTTTCATAAAAATATTTTCTTCGCTCACTATGTCCTAATATCACTTTATGAATTCCTATGGATTTTAACATGGAAGCAGATACTTCTCCAGTATAAGATCCATTTTCCATTAGACAAATATTTTGTGCTGCAAGACTCAAAGAACTTCCCTGCAATATTTGATTTGAAATATGCAAGAAAGGAAAAGATGGAGCGATAATTATTTTCTTTTTGTTATTGATTTTTTTTTCAAAAAAAATTTTTAATAAATTTCTGAGAAAAGAAGTGGTCTCATAGAAATCATGATTCATTTTCCAATTCGCAATTACAATTTTNNNNNNNNNNNNNNNNNNNNNNNNNNNNNNNNNNNNNNNNNNNNNNNNNNNNNNNNNNNNNNNNNNNNNNNNNNNNNNNNNNNNNNNNNNNNNNNNNNNNNNNNNNNNNNNNNNNNNNNNNNNNNNNNNNNNNNNNNNNNNNNNNNNNNNNNNNNNNNNNNNNNNNNNNNNNNNNNNNNNNNNNNNNNNNNNNNNNNNNNNNNNNNNNNNNNNNNNNNNNNNNNNNNNNNNNNNNNNNNNNNNNNNNNNNNNNNNNNNNNNNNNNNNNNNNNNNNNTTTAAACAGATATTTTCTAATTTTTTGTATAAAATTTTTGTTTTTTTTTGTTTCAAATACAAAATTTCTTCTAATAAATTTTCTATTGAAATACTTTCCTTTTGGTTATTATCATCATATAACTCTTTAATTTTAGAAAATTTTTGAATATAAATGTTCATGACTTCAGAATGAGAAACCTTTTTTTTAAAATCAATATTTAATTTTATTAATGTAATTATAATATAATTAATTACATCGATAAATGTATCGATAACTTTCTCTTCTTCTACTTCTTGAAATCCTCTTTCTTGAATATTTTGAATACGAACTACTTTAATGAAAATTTGATCTATTATAGAAGATATTTTTATTTTTTTCCATGAAAGATCATAAATTTTTAATTTTTCTTTAAATAATTCTTCACATTTTTTCATGAGAAAATCAATAGAAATATGATTCATATCATTTAATTTTATATATGGATATAGGTGTAAAAATAATTTTTTAATGACAATTAATTGTGGAGGAACCTTATTGTGTTTTAAAGAACCAAAAATTATGGGGATAGTTAATTTAACTCCTGATTCTTTTTATGATGGAGGAAAGTTTAAATCCGAACTTCATATGCTACGACATGTAGAAAATCTATTACAAGAAGGATCTGATTTTATAGATGTGGGAGGTTGTTCCACTCGTCCATGGTCTAAATTTTCTACAGAAGAAGAAGAAATCAAGAGGGTTATTCCGTCTATTCGTTCTATACTAAAAACATTTCCAAATACTAGAATATCTATAGATACTTTCCGTAGTAAAGTGGCTAGAATTGCTGTAGAAGAAGGCGTTTTAATTATAAATGATGTTTCTGGAGGAAATCTAGATAAAAAAATGTTTTCCGTGTTATCGGAATTTAGGATTCCATATGTATTATGTCATATGAAGGGGATCCCTTTTAATATGCAAAAAAAACCATGTTATCAGAATCCAATCATAGAAATAAACAATTTTTTTTCTCGAAAAATTGCTCTTTTAAAAAAATATGGGATCAATGATATAATTCTAGATCCTGGTTTTGGTTTTGGAAAAACATTACAACAAAATTTTCAATTATTAAAACATTTATCTTTGCTAGGATTTGGAGATTACCTAATTTTAGTAGGTGTTTCTAGAAAATCTATGATTCAAAAAGTTCTAAGTATTTCTTCCGAAGAATCTTTAAATTCTACTTCGATCATCCATACTATAGCTCTCTTGAAAAAAGCTAATTTTTTACGTGTCCATGATGTAAAAGAAGCTGTAGAATGTATCAAACTGGTGCAGTATTATAATAGGAATAGAATATAGTATATTATTTTTGTATGAATCCGTTTTTTCATTATTATATTTTTTGAAAATTTCTTTCATTGATATTTTAGATGTTTTTCTAGTAGCCCTGATTTTTTTACAAATATATAGACTTGTTTATAACACAGCGGCTTTAAATATTTTTTACGGAATTATTGCGACTTTTGTTTTCTGGAAAATAGTCGAAGCATATGAAATGAAATACCTAAGTATAGTAATGAGTGCTTTTTTTAAAGGAGGTTTTTTAGCTTTAATTATTCTATTTCAACCAGAAATAAGAAAATTTCTTCTCATAGTTGGGAGCAGAATTTTTTTTAAAAAATTTATTATTTCTCTTTTTAGAAAATCCGGTGTTTCTGTGAAAACAGAAACAATAGATAGTATCGTAAAAACTTGTGCTATTTTATCAGGAGATAAAACAGGAGTATTAATTGTTATTCAAATGCATCAAGATATAAAAGAATTTATACAGAATGGAGATGAAATGGAAGCGAAAGTGAATATTCCTATTTTAGAAAGCATTTTTTATAAAAATAGCCCATTACATGATGGAGCAGTAGTTGTTATAGGAGATAAAATAGTAAGAACAAGAGCTATCCTTCCCGTTTCTTACAATAAGGAAATTCCATCTCGTTTAGGTCTTCGTCACAGAGCCGCTATTGGTTTATCCGAAAAAACAGATGCCATATGTCTAGTTATTTCCGAAGAAACAGGTTATATTTCTTATATTAAAGATCAAACAAGAACAGTGATTACTAACATTAATAATTTAAAAATGAAGTTGGAAAAAGATATTCTGTAGAATTTTTTTTTCAAAATTCATTTTTTATAAATTAGATCTGTGAAAACACAAGATTTGTATAGATGGTATACTATTTCTTCCGGGATAGAAATAAATAGTAAAAAAGTAAAAAATGGTTCCATTTTTTTTGCTTTAAAAGGAAAAAATTTTGATGGAAATCAATTTGCTCATGAGGCGATTTCAAATGGTGCTATGATAGCCATTGTAGATAATATGAAATATTCTTTTCCTCATAAAAACATTTTTTTTGTCAAAAATGCTTTATTTTCTTTACAGGAGTTGGCTCTCTATCATAGATTAAAACTTAATAGAGTTCCTATTATTGCCATTACAGGAAGTAATGGAAAAACAACGACTAAAGAATTAACAACAGCTATTCTCTCTAAAAAATATAAAGTAATTCATTCTACAAAAAAAAATTTCAATAATCATATAGGAATTCCATTAACCTTGTTATCTATGCCTAAAAATACACAGATTTCTGTTGTAGAAATTGGAGCAAATCAAGAAAAAGAAATACAAAAAATGTGTTCTATTATTCATCCAAACTATGGATATATAACAAACTTCGGAAAAGCTCATCTGGAAGGATTTAAAAATATAAAAGGAGTGATTCGTGGAAAATTGGAATTGTATAATTTTTTAAAAAAAAACAAAAAAAAAGTTTTTGTAAATGGAGATGACGCTATTCAATTAATTCATAGTTTAGGTATGGATAGATATATTTTTTCGGAAAGAATTAATTCGGATGTAGATGTTCCTATTAAATATTTTTGGAAAAATACCGATTTAAAATCGGTATTATGTATTAAAGATATGAAAATAGTTTCTTCATTGGTCGGTCCTTATAATTTGTATAATATAGCTTCTGCTATAACTATAGGAAATTATTTTAAAGTTCCTTTAAAAAAAATAAAAGAAGCTGTAGAAGACTATATCCCCAATAATTATCGTTCTCAAATTTTAGAGAAAAAAAATGTAAAAATTATAGTAGATTGTTATAATGCAAATCCTAGCAGTATGAGAGAAACTCTTACCTTTTTTAATAAAATTAAAGGAAATAAAATAGCTATATTAGGAGATATGTTAGAATTGGGGGCTTTTTCTAAGAAAGAACATGCGAAAATCATTTCATTTTTAGAAAAAAGCGATATAAATACAATTTTCTTAATTGGAGAAATATTTTCTTCTACAAATAGAAATTCCTCTAATAGAATCCAAAGATTTTCTCATAAAAATATTTTTATTCAATGGATAAAAATAAATTCTCTAAAAGCAGATTATATCTTAATTAAAGGATCTAGAAAAAATTCCTTAGAAAGTCTGATTCATTTCATATAAATACTTTAGAAAGTCTGATTCATTTGTAGATTTATATCTTAAAGATTAAATTTGTATTACGATAATTTCATAAATTTGATGAAAGAAATTACCACAGAAACTTACTTAAAGTGGTTTCAAGATATGTCTTTTTGGAGAAAATTTGAGGACAAATGTCGTTCTCTATACTTAAAACGAAAAATTAGAGGATTTTTACATCTATACAATGGACAAGAAGCACTTCCTGCTGGTTTGATTCATGCTATGGATATGTCTAAAGATAATATAATTACCGCTTATAGATGTCATATTTTACCTATTTCTATGGGAGTGAATCCAAAAAAAGTTATGGCAGAACTCCTAGGAAAGGTCACAGGGACTTCTCATGGAATGGGAGGGTCTATGCACATTTTTAGCAAAAAATATCGTTTTTATGGTGGACATGGAATTGTAGGAGGACAAATTCCCCTAGGAGCTGGAATTGCTTTCGCAGATAAATATTTTAATAGAGATGCAGTTACGCTTACACTTATGGGAGATGGGGCCGTTAGACAAGGGGCTTTCCATGAAACTTTGAACATGGCTATGATATGGAAACTTCCTGTTGTTTTTATATGTGAAAATAATCAATATGCCATGGGCACCTCTGTAAAAAGAAGTACAAATATAGAAGAAATTTATAAAATTGGTCATTCGTATGGAATGCCATCTTTTCCTGTAGATGGAATGGATCCTGAAAAAATAGCTAAAGCGGCTTATACAGCTATTGAAAGAGCTAGAAGTGGAAATGGATCAACTTTTTTAGATATTAAAACTTACAGATATAGGGGACATTCTATGTCTGATTCTGAATCATATCGAAGTAAAGAAGAAGTTCATTCCTATAAAAAAAAGGATCCCATTTTGAAATTGAAAAAAATCATTATACAAAATAAGTGGGAAACTATAGAAAGATTAAATTCTATTGAAAATAAAATAAAAGAAGAAGTAGATTCTTGTGTAGAATTTGCAGAAAAATCTGATGATCCTTCTTTAGAACATATGTATAATGTTGTTTATAAAGAATCAAATTATCCTTTTTTGGATAAAGTGATCCCTTTCTGATTTTATTAGGTTACTTTAAATATCTGAAAAATCATGGCGGAAATAATATCCATGCCCCAATTGAGTGATACAATGGAAGAGGGGACTGTAATTAAATGGAATAAAAAAGTAGGAGACAAAGTGTCCGAAGGAGATATTTTAGCAGAAATTGAAACGGATAAAGCTACTCAAGATTTTGAAATTGATGTTAGTGGAATTCTCCTTTTTATTGGCGTAGAAGAAGGAGGAAAAACACGTGTCAATGATATATTAGCCATCATTGGAGAAGAAGGAGAAGATATTAGCCATCTTATTAAAAATTCAAAAGAAAAAATAGAGGAGAAAAAGGTAGAAAAAATCCTTTCTAATGAAAATAGAAAGAAGAAGAAAGACAGGGTTTTTATCTCTCCTTTAGCAAAAAATATGGCTAAAAAAATAGGAATTTCTATCAAAAAGATAAAAGGAAGTGGAGATTACGGTCGGATCATTAAAAGAGATATTGAAACATACGAAAAAACATTAGATGATAATAATAGAAAAATAATCCATGATAAAATGAATGAAAAACGGGTCGTTCTTTCTTCTATGAGAAGAAAAATAGCTGAACATTTAACTCATTCTAAATTTACAGCTCCTCACTATTATCTTATTATTGAAATTGATGTAGAAAAAATGATCCAATTAAGAAAAGATTTAAATGAAAAACTCTCTATGGAAGAAAAAATTTCTTTTAATGATATTATTATTAAAGCAGTTGCAATTTCTTTGAAAAAGAATCCTAATGTAAATGTTTCATGGAAAAAAGAAGAAATAATTTATCATTCTTTCATTAATATTGGAGTAGCCGTAGCAGTAAAAGAAGGATTAATTGTTCCAGTGATTCACAATGCGGATAAAAAATCATTACTACAAATATCCCAAGAAATCAAAGACAAAGTTTTACGTTCAAAGTCTAGAAAAATAAAGCCTGAAGAGATAGAAAATAGTACATTTACCGTTTCAAATCTAGGAATGTACGGAATAGAATTTTTTACTTCTATTATTAATATTCCTAATTCTTCTATTCTTTCTATAGGAACCATTACAGAAAAACCTATTGTAAAAAATTCAGAGATTTTAATCGGATATGTCATGAAAGTGACTTTATCTTGTGATCATAGGATAATAGATGGATCTATAGGAAGTAATTTTCTTCAGCATTTAAAAAACCTGTTAGAAGATCCAATCCTCATATTAATTTAATTTATTTTTTGTAAATTTCCAGGAAATAATCATTGGAAATAAAAATATGGCTATGGTAAGAAATGAAAAAAAACTATCCAAAAAAAATTTTTTTTTCGAGAAAATGGAATGTATAAAAGGAGATAATAAAAGTTTGATCCCAAGTAAAAAAATTACGGAAAATGCTGAATTTTTTAAAAATGGATATAACTCCAATAGTTTCACAAATCCTTGAGCTGCAAATCTCATAGAGAAGATTCCTATAAAAACCCCTAAAAAAATTAATAAAAAGTTTTCTGATAAAGCTACAGCAGCAAATAGATTATCTATCGAAAAAGCTAAATCCATTATTTCTATAGAAAGAAGAACCATCCAAAAAGAATTTCTAAGTTTTCTCTCTTTCTTTTTTTTAATAGAAGAATTTTTGGATGAAAAAAAATAATTTAATCCAAGATAAATCAAATAGAGTCCTCCTAATGGTTTTAACCACCAAATTTTAATTAAAAAAGAAGCGCATAAAAGCGCAATTCCTCTGAAAAAATAAGCTCCAAAAATTCCGTATTTCAAAGCTTTTTTTCTATCTTCTTTTTTCAAATCCATAATCATAGAAGCTAGCACAGCAGCATTATCTATTGATAAAATACTTTCTATAAGAAATAAATTTCCTATAATGGAAATGGAAATGAGAGGATTTTCCACTATATCTATAATAGAATTTAAGAAAAAGTTCTTCATTTTGACTATTAAAAACCTTATAATCTTCTGTATTCTCTAGTAGTTTTTAAATTTGAATATTGATTCCGTCAATAGTTATTTCCTCTTTATTATAATATATGTCCAGGATACATGACGAAATAAAATTTCATTTTTAACATGATAATTAGTATTCAAGATTTCAACAATACGTTCTGTATTTGAATATTCGATATGGAATTAAAAGTTTTCCTCCATTTACAACACAAGCGGAAAGTTTTCTTTGACATTATTAAAAATATTTCTAATTTTTGTAGAATTTAAAGTTTTTTCTATCACAGAAAACAATTTTCTTAATTGATTTTTAGCTTCTATAGCATTATGTTTTAAACTTTTACCTATACCGATGAGAGATATGAAAGTCCCCATTATTAGAAAAAATGCCAATAAAGTTAACTGAAATAGGAGAACTAATGATGTTGGCTAAATAATTCACCATAAATCCTTCTATTTCATTTACATCATTAGATCATCTTGACATTAATTATCAGAAAAGTAAAGACAATCCTTTCTGATGAACATCCTTCCGAATATTTCTGACTATAGATGTTCTGATTTCTATCATGAAATATTCAGCTAAATACTTTTAAATATATTACGAATAAAAAAAGATTCCAATCGTTTTGATTTTTCCATATTTAATTTATATGAGAAAATTTCTATATAGTCATGAAAATTTTTTTGAATAAAATTAAAATAACCATGTTTTTTTATCAGAAATTTCTAATAAAATACTCAATACAGGAGAAATAAATATTATTGATATGACTGAAAATAAAGAGTGTAAAAAATTACATGATATATTAAGAATATAATGATCTTTATAAAATTTTGAGTAAGTTAAAATTTTTCCAAGTGCATTAATTTCTTTAAGTACACTGAACAAAGATAATTATAAAATTTTATAAGTAAACGAATAGAAAAATATTCAAAGATTTATTTCATCTCTATTTTTTATATTTTTACCGTAAAACCATGTAAATAGAATGCGTATAAAAAATTCTTTTACGATTTTTATCGTCTCCTCACTTACTGTTATTTGTTTTTACTACATTCTTTTTAGCCTGTATTTTTATAAATTAGAAAGGAATGCTGATGTATATTCTAAAGGAAACTTAGAAATCAAAAAAAAATATCTTGAATCCAAAAAAAGAATAGGATTTTTAAAATATAATCATTCTAACGCAAGAAATAAAGTTTTAAATCTAGGCCTAGATTTAAAAGGAGGAATCAGCTTGATTTTAGAAATATCTGAAAAAGATCTATTAAAAAAATTTTCTAATAATTCCAAAAATCCTATTTTTTTAAAAGCATTAAATCATGCAGATCAGGAAAAAGAAAAAAATCCTAATGTAGATTATTTTTCTTCTTTCCTAAATTTTTTTTATAAAAATAAAAAAAAATTCCAAACGGATTTTTCTATTTCTGATTTTTTTGTAAATAGATCTTATGTAGATGAAATCAACTATACAGATAGAGAACTTGAACAAGTGATTAGAAAAAAACTAGAATCATCTATTTCGGATACTTATGATATTCTTATATCTAGAATGGATAAATTTGGGGTAGTCCAACCAAATGTGCAAAGAATCAAAAAATCCAATCGGATTTTAATAGAACTACCTGGAATAGAAAATATAGATAGAGTAAAAAATATTTTACGAAAAAGAGCAGAATTACACTTTTTAGAAATATACAATTTTCAAGAAATTTTTCCTTTTTTTGAAAGGATAAATAAAATTTATTCAAAAAATGAAAAATTAGAACGAGTTGAACCGAATAATTTATCCTATGAAAGAAAAACTAAGTCTTTCATAAAAATGTTAAATATTTCCAAAATAAAAAAAATGGATAATAATCTTTTTCTAGTAGGATTAGTCCATAAGAAAGAGATGAACAAGATTACCGATTTTTTAAACTCTATGGACGTAATGGAATATCTTCCATATACATTACGAAATGTAAAATTTTTATGGGGAGCTAAAACTTATCAAGAGAATCAGGAAAAATATGTTCCGTTATTTGCTGTAAAAGAAGAAAATAATTCCTTGGATGGGGATATGATTACTAGTGCATATAAATCTTTTGGCCCTCTTAA
Encoded here:
- the pdhA gene encoding pyruvate dehydrogenase (acetyl-transferring) E1 component subunit alpha, with the translated sequence MKEITTETYLKWFQDMSFWRKFEDKCRSLYLKRKIRGFLHLYNGQEALPAGLIHAMDMSKDNIITAYRCHILPISMGVNPKKVMAELLGKVTGTSHGMGGSMHIFSKKYRFYGGHGIVGGQIPLGAGIAFADKYFNRDAVTLTLMGDGAVRQGAFHETLNMAMIWKLPVVFICENNQYAMGTSVKRSTNIEEIYKIGHSYGMPSFPVDGMDPEKIAKAAYTAIERARSGNGSTFLDIKTYRYRGHSMSDSESYRSKEEVHSYKKKDPILKLKKIIIQNKWETIERLNSIENKIKEEVDSCVEFAEKSDDPSLEHMYNVVYKESNYPFLDKVIPF
- a CDS encoding diadenylate cyclase codes for the protein MYESVFSLLYFLKISFIDILDVFLVALIFLQIYRLVYNTAALNIFYGIIATFVFWKIVEAYEMKYLSIVMSAFFKGGFLALIILFQPEIRKFLLIVGSRIFFKKFIISLFRKSGVSVKTETIDSIVKTCAILSGDKTGVLIVIQMHQDIKEFIQNGDEMEAKVNIPILESIFYKNSPLHDGAVVVIGDKIVRTRAILPVSYNKEIPSRLGLRHRAAIGLSEKTDAICLVISEETGYISYIKDQTRTVITNINNLKMKLEKDIL
- a CDS encoding dihydrolipoamide acetyltransferase family protein, which produces MAEIISMPQLSDTMEEGTVIKWNKKVGDKVSEGDILAEIETDKATQDFEIDVSGILLFIGVEEGGKTRVNDILAIIGEEGEDISHLIKNSKEKIEEKKVEKILSNENRKKKKDRVFISPLAKNMAKKIGISIKKIKGSGDYGRIIKRDIETYEKTLDDNNRKIIHDKMNEKRVVLSSMRRKIAEHLTHSKFTAPHYYLIIEIDVEKMIQLRKDLNEKLSMEEKISFNDIIIKAVAISLKKNPNVNVSWKKEEIIYHSFINIGVAVAVKEGLIVPVIHNADKKSLLQISQEIKDKVLRSKSRKIKPEEIENSTFTVSNLGMYGIEFFTSIINIPNSSILSIGTITEKPIVKNSEILIGYVMKVTLSCDHRIIDGSIGSNFLQHLKNLLEDPILILI
- a CDS encoding UDP-N-acetylmuramoyl-tripeptide--D-alanyl-D-alanine ligase produces the protein MKTQDLYRWYTISSGIEINSKKVKNGSIFFALKGKNFDGNQFAHEAISNGAMIAIVDNMKYSFPHKNIFFVKNALFSLQELALYHRLKLNRVPIIAITGSNGKTTTKELTTAILSKKYKVIHSTKKNFNNHIGIPLTLLSMPKNTQISVVEIGANQEKEIQKMCSIIHPNYGYITNFGKAHLEGFKNIKGVIRGKLELYNFLKKNKKKVFVNGDDAIQLIHSLGMDRYIFSERINSDVDVPIKYFWKNTDLKSVLCIKDMKIVSSLVGPYNLYNIASAITIGNYFKVPLKKIKEAVEDYIPNNYRSQILEKKNVKIIVDCYNANPSSMRETLTFFNKIKGNKIAILGDMLELGAFSKKEHAKIISFLEKSDINTIFLIGEIFSSTNRNSSNRIQRFSHKNIFIQWIKINSLKADYILIKGSRKNSLESLIHFI
- a CDS encoding TerC family protein; the encoded protein is MKNFFLNSIIDIVENPLISISIIGNLFLIESILSIDNAAVLASMIMDLKKEDRKKALKYGIFGAYFFRGIALLCASFLIKIWWLKPLGGLYLIYLGLNYFFSSKNSSIKKKKERKLRNSFWMVLLSIEIMDLAFSIDNLFAAVALSENFLLIFLGVFIGIFSMRFAAQGFVKLLELYPFLKNSAFSVIFLLGIKLLLSPFIHSIFSKKKFFLDSFFSFLTIAIFLFPMIISWKFTKNKLN